Within Dermacentor albipictus isolate Rhodes 1998 colony chromosome 3, USDA_Dalb.pri_finalv2, whole genome shotgun sequence, the genomic segment agcgaaacaataaaagaCACAGGAGAAGAAGAAGGCAGAAGCGGGAGGGAAGCCAAGCCGCGTCGCCAcgggcacacacgcacacttccCTTTCCTAGCGCGGGCGCGCGCAGCCTTTAGCCGCGAGCAGGCAACATTCTGGGAGGTCGGAGTGCACCGAGCGTGTGTTTAGCACGCAGCCCGAAGCCGAGACCGTCGCCGCCGAAGAGAAACTCGGCAGCGGCAGTCGCGAGAGCGAGGAACGGCGACGCGCGCTGGGTTGCGCGCAAAATGAATACCAGATGAGCGATTTTGTTTtcaggaccccccccccccctcccctccttcctcgCCACACTACTGGCAGAGGCGCATCTTGCAGGGTTGTCCGTCGCTCTGGCTGCCGCCACTCGCGCAACGAGTGAGCTAGCTAGGTCCGTATTGCAccttcgtttttttctttgtcgaTGCTTACTTTGTTTGCTCCTTTGTACAGTTCACGATTCTCGGCGAGCTGTTGCTCTTTAGTCTCGCTGGCCGGGCCAGCTGCACCGTCCCATCGCGCCGACCGACCTAGCTGCTCCGACGGCGGCGAGAGACTGACCTACATGGCGGACGGCAGCCCCGCTCGAATCTGCCCCGTAGAAGGAACAGGGAAGGGCCCGACGCCGAATACTGGCGAGCAAGCGAGTGCGCTGGCGCGCCTATGGGAACCGGCGGCGAGCTGTAGCTGCCGGCTGGAACGGCGCGCGTGTAGTGTTTGCTGCTCGGCGGCACATCCATCGGAACGACGGTTACAGAGAGCCTCGAGTGCGCGCGTTCTATTCCCGCCGCTACAAGCGATGACAgaggcgcgcgcacacacacactcgcactgCGACAACGGGCGATTTCGTTTGCCCACGGAAAGGAATCGCGTCCGCTGCCGGTCTCTGCGTCAAAAGAGTTCGTTATGCACTCTCCGGCCGCGTGGAAGCTCTTTGAGGAGCTCGTGCAGCATCGTAAGAAGCGCTGCTTGTTCTTATACTTCCCGCTTTTCTCTCTTCTCGCGTGAAAGAAAAAGCACTTTCGGCGCGAAACGAagttcctcccctccccccccccctcccctccccttcaCAGTCGCCATCGCCTGTTCCACACGGCTGCGATTGCCCAAGCGTATCGGCCGCATTCGGGCGGTGCACCCGCGCCCGGCCTGCTTTCCCCTATTGCTCGATACGGTCATGGAATTTCCAGATGCAACAACCCCGTCGCCCGCGACACcttccttttcatttttgtttcctcgagacaccgtatatatatgtattattattttttctcgttCTCTAGCAAGTACGAGGAACTGTGGTGCAGTTCCTCGTCGCAAGGCACATCCATGACGGACGCGAGCGAGCCGATCGGACGAAACGAACCACACAAAAGCTATCCTTGCAGCTCTATAGCTTCTCGAAACAATGGCCCAGCGAGCCCTTCTACGCTGTCCAGGGTGGGATCACCACGCACACAATAGCCCCGAAAGGGGCTTTCCTTTCACTCGTGCAAATCTCCATGCTTCCTCATTCCCGAGAATCTCAGCTGTTCGCAAGAAAGTACAGGAAGGCGTGCCGTGCAAGAAGGGCCGGAATGCGGCTGCAGACGCAACCAGATTATTCGAGGTCGTTCTTTCAAAGCCGAGTTCTCAACCCAGTGTTAGCTCATCGCGACCTGCTGTCGCGGTTTTGCGAGCTCAAGGCTCCAAGGGACTGAGGTAATGTTTACATGGCAGGTCAAGTTGGAAGGGAAAGTCACGCCCTCAGCGGCGTATCGGTTGCCTCCTGTTTATCTGTAGTGCGaccttcctccacctcgtgttaTAGTCTGCTTGAAAAAGAAAGCGCATTCCAACCCAGACACGCTGGCTGGTGTTCTTTGCGCACTCTTGTCTTGTGCTGATCGGAAGCGGAATTGCATGAACGGGGGGAAGAAGTAAAAAAACGACAAAGGTGAAAAAAGTGAAAACTTGACAAGATTTATTATACAACATATAATTACAGTAGGCAGTTTCAAGGAAAGCGTCTCATtcttctcttgttcttttctcacattttttttcttcgctggtggtcgttttcCGTGTCGTCGTCCTTAACGGCGCTGCGCCCCAGTCGTTCAGCCGCCTATGATCCCACGCACCCAATTTGCTATATACAACAATATTCACACTGAGtcaaaaaaatataaaagcaatAACAAGACACGATGAAAGTGTCAAacaagttccttcagaaaaaagaaCGCAAAGGTGGCAAGCCAGACATTAATTAGACAGGATGTGAAGAACTAAGCTGCTAATAGGATGAAGGATTATCGTCAGAAGATCCTGTAAGGTTGGTCTGTGAAGTAACTAACCAAAAGCTGCTCCTGCCACTTGGCATTTACAGAGGAAGCAAAAATACAGATCACGCGTGACTTGAGCTGTACAAAGACACTTGGCGATTCCGCTCTGCTCGAAACTTGGGAAGAGGAGTGCTAGGCTACTCTCGTAATGTGCGCGAGAGCCGATAGGAAGAAGCCCTACGCGTAACTCGAACAGCCCACTCCGGCAGAGGGAAGAATCTGGCTcttggtgtgcgtgtgtgtgtgtttagccCTTGGGATGTGTGCTTGTGTCTGTAGTCTGTGTATAGGggtttgtgagtgtgttgtctggcGTGCTCTGCCGTTTCCAGGTTTCTTGGTAAACGTGGCGCCGCCGCTCTAGCAGTGGTCATTGTGGTGACGTGGTTGGTCTCTCACTCTGTAGGAAGGGCTCCGAGCGCGCAGGAAGCGGTTCGAACGCTTCCGGCGGCTGGACGACCGCAGTGGTGTCGTTGTTGTCCTGGTGTCTCGTTTTCGTCCGTTCCTCGTGTCGTCGACTCCTCCCTGTGTTCAGCAGGCCGCTCTGCGACGTGTCCTGGACGTCTTCAACGCTTCCTCCTCGCCGCGCATTTGCGAGGAAGGGTCTTTCGACGCCAGAGCGTGGTCGCAGATGCGGCCGGGCTTCTTGGGAGGATCGCTCAGTGCCATCCCTTGGACTCCAAGCTGCACAGACAAAACGGAGAAGAAGGTGTAAGGACACAGCGCGACGACGTAGCGCGAGGCGTCATAAGTGCGCGAGAGAGAGGGCAAAACGCACCGTAATCGGATGACACAACACGCGGAGACAGCGCTCGCGCAACAGCGGCGGCAACGACGCTGACAACGCGGTCGCGAGAGACACGCATCAAGGACGAGCAAAATGAGCTTCACGAGAGCGCGCGGTCTGCGAAGAGAGGGGTTGCCCGCGGCCTTTGGAAGGTCGCAGTGACTGCTCCCGACGCTGGCCTCGGTTTCTTTCGTGCTTCGCTGCGGCGTAAGCGCAGCCCCCGTTCCCTTGGCGAGTAGCCGCGTGGCCAGTTGGCTTGACGACCACCGGACAGAAGTGGGCCGGCTCTCCTTGACAGTGACTCGCGCAGCGGCTCTCTTTTGTCCGGGCGGCCGTTGCACCCAGCGGAGTGCGCGAGCTGGAGATGAGCACGACGAGCTAGCTTGGCGCGGCGTTTTCGGAATGGAATTTTCGGCGACGCGACAAGGACGAGGAGAAACGTTTCGCGCTTTCTATCGATTTCGCTGCACCCGCGATGTGCAAAATGAAGCGGGAGATAATTTCGAAAGTAGCAGTTACCGCGCGCAATTACTCTAGATTAGATCGAATCAAAGTATCGTACGTGTGATGAAGGAAGAGCACTCACATGATGGGGACGGGCTTCTTGATGATGACAGGATGCTCCTTGACAACGGGCACCTCAACTGGGATGTGCTTGGTGAAGGGAACGGGCACGTGCTTGTGGATGTGCACTGGGTATGGCTTGGGCACGTGCACGGTCACCGGCACGGGGAAGGGCTTGTGCACAGTGAAGGGCTTGGGCACGTGGACCACGTAGGGCTTGGGCACCTTGACCGGGTACGGGACTGGGTAGGGCTTGTGGATGGTCACCTTGTGGGGCACAGGCACGGGCTTGGGGATGTGGATCACTTTGGGCACGGGGTAGTACTGGTGAATGATGTGCGGAACTGGGTAGGGCTTCGGCACAGGCACCTGCTTGTACACGGGCACGGACTTGTGCACCGGGTATGGCACCGGAACCGGAACGTGGTGCGGAACGGGCACAGGTTTGTGGATTTTCTTGACGACGAGAGTCAGGTGCGGCTCGTACCAGCCGTGACCGCCGTGGCCGCCACCGCCTCCATAGCCGCCACCGCCTCCGTAGCCGCCGCCACCACCTCCGTAGCCACCGCCACCGAAGCCCCCGAAGTGACCCGGGTCTCCGAAGGCGCTGCCCAAGAGCAGGGCAGCGACGCAGAGAAACACTTTCATCCCGGTACTGGTAACCTGCGAGCAGGAGCGGAAACAAAACGGCACACGAATCCGTTCTTATAGAGATACAGGCATTAATTAAGAGATGGCCGCTGCCCCCATGCGACGGAACTAGCTTCCGGAAAGCGCCCGCTTCCCCCCTTGTTCCTCCCCCACCCCTTCCCCCAGCTTCTTCGGATGTGCTCTAGGACACAGCACCGACTGCTTCACCCCCTTGCACGCCGCCACTGCTCGTCTGCGACTCTCCGGTTGCCCGGCGCCGCGCTACTCACCTCGTGTGCCTCGGTTATCCCAAAGACCAGTGACGACTGCTGTGAATTGAACTCTATCTTTTATAGTGGCTGACCAGTGTGAGCCGCTCCGGAGAGACGGCTACCCGCGGCGAGGAGGACCACGGGGGAAGGAAACGCTCAGGCTTGGGGCCGGTGGATGGCTGCAGGCTTCTGGCAGTATTTATACTGCCCGCCAATGGCGTCGCTTGACCCATTTGGCGAGTGGAGGAGGAGTACCTGCGGCGAACTAGGGCAGCCCTCGCCCGTGCAGACGTCGCGGCTCCCCCCCGTTCCAAACGCCAAGCGCGGTGGTGGCAGTGAGGAACCGCGGCCGCGCTGATGCCTTCCTTGCCGGACCAAAGGAGTTCCCCTCCTCCTCGCCCGTCGGCTTTCTCCAGGGGCTCACCTTTGTCTTCGCCTTTTCGGCGTGCGAGGGGGAGCGAAAAGTGAAAGTGCTGGCTGGCGCATTCACTGTTGGATTTCCTCGGACACTCTTCGCAGAAACGGGTGGGCTGCGGAAGGTGAGTGGAGGGGATTGCCATTCTTGCCACacgctttttcttgtttctttcttttttttttgctgtgttgcTGCTGCTACGAAAGGGGCAAGGGGGGAAGCAGGCAACAGCAGAAACTGCCTGCTTGAAGCACGCGCTAGGAAACAACAGCCGATACGGCTGTCTGAAAGGGCGGAAGCGCCATCTAGGGGAAGAAGCTCGAAACTTTGCGCTGCCGCTCTGACTTATTACGCGGCGCGATTATAAAAGCCCACGAATAAACGACTAACTGATCAGAGTTTATTATCCAATCGCGATCCTAATGACAAGCAAATATAGGTTAGCATAAAGGAGGAGGGTGTTTTTTGTTTGAATGCAATGATTTCATGTTTCCGTGTATCGCAGATGTTGTTGAACGAAATGTGTATATCCATAAGCTTTTTTTCTTAGTGAATTATGTTCTAGATAacaagcatatttatttatttatttatttacatagtCTCAGTCACCGAGACATTACAGAAGGTAGCGCAGTAATTCGCCAGAAGAAATAACgtgtcatgtaaaaaaaaaaagcgggggggggggaggtaacaTGGCAGGCAACTAGCACGTGGCAGTAAAAATTGTAAACGAAGAATATATTATCACGCGAGCTCATAGAGGGTACAAAAATCATATTTACTAAATCAAAATCAATGCTATCAGCAGGACAAAAAAAACAGTAATAAAAAGGAGGAGtagacacacacatacaaaaaagaaggagagagaaacaCGAGATCTGCATCACTCCATGTAAAGTGAGGAAAGATGTCTTGCGATATACGCCTCAGATTTGAGCCGGGATGCACTTTCCTGGTAGTGCTCTGGCGAGATTCaccgtatttatttattcatttatttatttatttacgcagTTGCTTATTGATATTGCTATAAAAATCAAGGCAAGGCTGTGAGCTCAAAGCAGCAGCACGAATCGCGTATTTTGCGCTTAAAATATATCGGCGCCACCGAGAGCTCTGAATTGCGAGTCAGCCGTGAAAGTGTATATGGTTTCTGTTCGAACTACGATCGCATGACACTTTTGCGTCCAGCAATCCGCCGTTTATTCGTAGATAATGGCTGTGTAATAAACCAGCAAGATAAGCagtaatatttaaaaaagaagatTCCTACTTTAGGCTTCCCAAAGTTCTAATGAAGAGTACACGTACTAAAACTGCCACCAAGAAAGTTCGCAAAAACGAAAGTGCGTCAGCCTtattattaaaaaagaaagattgctACTTTAGGCTTCCCAAAGTTCTAATGAAGAGTACACGTACTAAAACTGCCGTTACCAAGAAAGTTAGCGAAAACGAAAGCGCGTCAGCCTTATCGCCGTGAAGCAACATTTTGCCGTATTATCAAAGTTTTCAATACGCTACAACAGTTTGTAAAAGCAGTTGCGAGCCAATCGCGCTGTCAGAGATATTATTAGCCAAGGCGGCAGGCCAATAGCAAGGAtcactaacgaaaaaaaaagctttgttaaTGCAATGCCCTCGTCTTCCACTAGCCCTGAATGAGTCTCGGCGCATATCTCTGTCACACACAACCAATGACTTTTGCAAGATAGCGAAAGAAGCACGAGGCATGTCTGACCTGATCGGGAAATGTATAGACAACCTCGATCTTTGGAAAATGAACCCGCACCGAAGGGAAAAAACGCTGCGCCTACTCACTCTACCAATGTAGGCAGATGCTAAGAGAGATGCTTTCCACAGCATTGCTACTTATCACAGCATTGCTACTTATCCCAAGGACGGCAGTGCAAAGACAAACAAATAAAATCTAACTTGCTATCACCAAAACCGTCGcgctttgttgtttttcttcGGGACAGCGTGCTAGATTTGATTGGATAATACTTGCACTCGCGTTTGAACGCCCGGTAATGTCAATAAATGCAGGCTCTAAGGAAGAAAACCAGACACATCAAGGGAACCGTAGCGTTGGACAGTACCATACTATTGCAAACGTGTAGGGCTCACCTGACTGTCTTGCGTTCGTGTCTGACTTTCTACTCGCTCTGAACCACTCTAGAAGCCGACGCTTCTAACCGCCTGCTATGTCAACGCTCGGGCGAGCTGCGCTCGCGAGTTTCTCGATGAAGCATTAGCGAACATGGTCAGGGAGCGCCCCCCTGTTGAAAGGGCGCCAGGAGGGTGCGCCACGGTGAAATACGAAAGCTCGCAGCGGCTGCCTCTGCCAATAACAATACGGCGAGGAGAATGACTTATAGCGAATCCGCGCGTACCGCGAACACTCGGTAAACCTGTCAGGGTCGAATACGCTTACGCGCATCCAGAAGCACAAACACCTGCGCAGACAAGCCTGCAAACAAGAGAAAGATAGAGAAAGTGCCCAACGGGAGGTCGCGTGACTTCGGCTTGAACGCTCGGGAAGGGGGCGAAAACTAAGAATGTACAAGACATGCGTCAAAAACGAAAAAGAGAATAGCCGCAAGGTGAGTGAGCGGTCGACAAAGCTAACAGAGAGGCGCCTCTCAGAATGAAGAGTATTAAAAGAGTATAGAATAAGAAGAAGAGAGTGCAGCACAGAGGAACAGGCTAAAAAAGAGAAGTCGACACGGTCGCCAGTTTCGGTGAACTAACTCTCCGCCACTCTCGCTTGGGTCGGGGTCGTGGAGGTCAGAGAGACGTCGAAGGCGAAACAGCGCTGCTACCGGGACCACGCGAACGAGCAAACTTGACGCGCGATCGTGAAGCACTGCAGGAATACGGGAGAGTAAGGAATTCCGAAGGGGGCGCGAGGTTGACGGATGCCGGCCCCACCCCTCGAGGCCGGATGGACAAGCCGGCGCTTGCCGCAGCTGTGACGCGATCGACTGCGTGCGGTGCTTTTAGCCGTTCACCAGCCTGGGCACTAACCACGCGTGGACACGCGTGTAGATGCGCGCGTTCTTCGCACATCTCGAAGTTTATGCGGCGTAACGCGCGTCAACGAGACTGTTGGGGCTGGCGTTTTATCGACGTCTGCGCCACTTGGCGGCGATCTTGTTTGAGACGCGTGAAACAGGCAGTTAGCTTTCATTGATGCTACTACGGGGTGCTGTTTACCGATTATTAGTGGGCACACCTAAAAAGCAGTTGAAAGAACACCCTAAAAAAGCCTAATCACCTTGTTGAAAGGCTCGAGCGACAGTCCCTTGCCCGACGAACGTTAATTAATGCGAAGCTCCATCTTCCTGAaaaagcttttatttatttatttatttatttatttatttatttttaccacaTTGTACATTACATAAATAGTTTTCTTCGTCTTAGTCTATCCTCTCTCCCTGTCCCTTTGGCCCTGCGCCTCAAACAAACCTCCAATGCTCACCGCCGCTGAGGTGTCAGCAGATGTGTTTATAGAAAGTTACAGTGCGGTCACTAATAACCTTGCttacttttcttcattttccttaTAATAAACAACCAATTGCTACTACTGCAGGAGCGTAGGCGCTTGTGCTGGTTAATTCGTGACTTGAGCAGAGGAATAAACACTGTATAAGAACAGCACCAAAGGAGCGTATATAGACAACGGCTCTCAACAACGAGCGAATGTTTATGCGTTCAAGCGGGAAATATAAGGTCCAGTCGATTCACCTGTATTTTCTGCACTAGTTGCTGCACAAGCTGCTGCACTCCGCTATTCGTTTCACCTGTTCAACCTAGCGGCGTCTGCACGTCGCCCATCGTTTTATTCAATGCAGGCATCGTGCAGGACAGGAGCCCCTGCGTACAAGTTTTCGCCGACCACGTTGGCGGGTGGTTGGAGCGGCTTTATGCAAGACGAGTTCGCAGCACTCCTCGTTCGTGCAGAGGTGCCGTGCCGGTTCCGCACGAGCAAGAACTGGTGCTGAAGTGGCTGATACTAGTTCACGTAATGCAGCCTTAATCGAATAGTGTGTcagcttaacaaaaaaaaaaagatggaacaGCAGCATCTGTGGAAGCGATGGGACGAAATCTCGCCGATTGAAGTGACATCTCATTCGAAAGGAGTGAAATGGATGGGTAGCTTACGCATGCATCGCCGCGTTTCTGGATGTGCAAGGCTTTTAGACGTCAGTGGTGAACGTTCATAATGACAATTTCGACACAATGCTCATCTCTGTAATAGTTGGTTTACATCCACATGAAATGCAATGCAGTCGAGGTATAGTAATGGCGCCGTGGTAATGGACAAAACACTGCCTGCGTAATGCGACAAATTTTGGTACTGCTTCAGcctgcggcaagttatcttttcgtacAATTTTAGTTTTCCTTATCGTTTCAACATTCCGAGTAAACGTGTCAATTATTTCCCCCTTCACTTTCTAGGGTGTCGTGGCagtaatcgaaaaaaaaaaaattcacactatgcaatgacttagcgaacttacctcacatgctctggcgatgccccgcgttacgcggtgatgaaagtaacacttcttcacgctgggatgctgtcctacacagccccaacctcgacggacagttatgggctgtccaacggacccgcgacgcagcggagaggctcggcctctctgtcccaacgtgggagcggcccgctgcgcgctagggcgcgccttaaaggaccctaataaagtttttcatccatccatccatccacacccTTGGAATACACTATTCACCTAGTCGTCCTGTCATCTTAATGTGGACGAACCCTTTCGCCGTGACGGTATGCATGCTGACAGCATCTTCTCAAGCCTAGGTAATTTTTTATCGTTAAAGATTGGCGATATTCTATTATAAACGAGCCGAATATTGAAGTTGGCACATTTTCAGTACCTTTAACGCGCAACATGTGCCCGAATACGAGAAAACAATTTGTAATTCATGACGTCATACGGACTTCACGGCGCTGGGGAGTAAAGACGAAATTTAAAGGCTTCTTACCGGGAAATTGACGTATATAGAGCCATAAAAAATGTTCTAAACTTATAcagttttttccttttctttttacaagGTGTCCTTCCACCTTAGCTTGATTTAAATGACATTACTGTCAGTCTATTGTGACTGTTTAGTTTTTGTGCATGTATTGTGGCTGTTTATTAAGTGACCTTGCACACCCCCTCTGAGATGGCAGCGCGAACGGCCAAATTCCCTATAGCACGTGATGCATCCAATAGCGATCTGGGCAACAAAGTACCGTCCTTGGACCACACTTGTTTCGCTTGTCCGTGGCCGATGTTGCGTCAGCGGTGAAAGAATGTCTCGATACAAGTGGGAGCAGTGACATGACTCTTCGGACTTTTCACCTACATGCGGTAAGTGAAGCTCCTAGACCTTGAAATTCTAGTAAAATATTACCAGTAACAAT encodes:
- the LOC135912859 gene encoding uncharacterized protein, producing MKVFLCVAALLLGSAFGDPGHFGGFGGGGYGGGGGGYGGGGGYGGGGGHGGHGWYEPHLTLVVKKIHKPVPVPHHVPVPVPYPVHKSVPVYKQVPVPKPYPVPHIIHQYYPVPKVIHIPKPVPVPHKVTIHKPYPVPYPVKVPKPYVVHVPKPFTVHKPFPVPVTVHVPKPYPVHIHKHVPVPFTKHIPVEVPVVKEHPVIIKKPVPIILESKGWH